The nucleotide window TTCAACGTTATCGTCGCGATTCGGCGGTCGGGATCCACGTCCAAAAGCACGCGACCGTCCGAGGTACCTGGGTCGGTCATGAGTCGGGCTCCTTTCGCCGCCTTGCGAATTGCGAGGGGGCAAGCCCTTCCGGCTGTGAGACCACAGTATCAACCTCGCCGATGCAGAGCACTTCGTCGTCGTGCAGCAGCCGCGCGGTCGCGTTGACACCTCGTTGCGTCTGCGAGCGCACAATCTCGAAGCGCAGCTCGGTCAGTACCGGTGTCGGCCTACGGAACGTCACCGCAAGAGACCTTGTCTTTCCGGACAGGGCGCTAACGCAACTATGGTGCTGCACAACGCAATCAAAGAATACGCCGAGAAAGCCTCCGTGCACCAGGCCCGGAGGTCCCTCGTAGACCAATGGGAAGGTGACCCGGCCACAGGCCTTTTCGATGTCGAGCTGATCGAACCGGTACTCGGGGAAGCAGGGATTGTACGCGCCGATATCGGTGGCGTGGTCGAGGTAGATACGTCGGGTGGCGTCACCGGACCCACCCATGCGGGGCACACTATCCGGCCGAGCAGTCGCCGCTAGGTCCTCCTCCCATTCGGCGAACCGCGTGACCATGACATCCACAGTCGGGTGCGGGTGTTCCAGCGCCAGCAGCAGCGAGGACAGCCGGCGAATGGCACCGGCCGCGGCGACGGTCTGAGCAAGTGGGGCCTCGCCGAATCCCGCAACGCCGGCGTCTCCACGAGGTGCGCCTTCAGCCATGCGACCCTCTTTCACCGGGTTTCACCCGGCTGTTCCGTCAGCAACGATTCCTTGCTAACTTATACAGCGTAGCAACCGTATTGCCTACTGTATGGGTAACCATATCGGCAGAGAAAGGCCGGATTTGACGGTGAGTCTCGAGGCCGACTCGGCCGGGGCCGAGGGTGCAGTGACATCGTGCCGGGACGGTGCGGTTCTGCGCATCACGCTCGATCGCCCTTCGCAGCGTAACTCGTTGACCCAGAGGATGATAGAAACGTTGGTAGACACGCTCGCCGATGCTGCGACCGAGGACTCGTTGCGCGCAATTCTGATTCGTGGTGCCGGCGCAGACTTCTGCGCGGGAGCCGACTGGTTGGCCGCAAACAGCGCCGACGAGCGACGCCCGCGAGCCGGCGACCTGGTGCGGCGGATCCCGCACGCTGCCCACCGCGTCATCGAGCTCATCCACGGCATTCACCTGCCAGTGGTCTGCAGCGTTCAAGGATGGGCTGTAGGCATCGGTTGCAACCTGGCGTTGGCCGCCGATTTCGCCGTGGCCACGCATGCAGCCGTGTTCTGGGAACCATTCGTGGACCGTGGGTTTAGCCCGGACTCGGGCTCCACCTGGCTGCTGCCCCGGCTGGTCGGTCTGGTTCGGGCCCGACGGATGCTCCTTCTCGGCGAGCGGGTACCCGCCACCCAGGCGGCCGACTGGGGATTGATTCATCAAACCGTCGACGCGGCGGCGCTCGACGATACCGTTGACGAGCTGTTGACCCGACTCGCCGCCGGGCCAACGGTGGCGCTCGGTCTGACCAAACAGGCCCTGAGCCTCGGTCAATATGCAACGTTAAATCAATCGATGACCCAGGAGTTGTTCAACCTCGAACTATCTTGTCGAACCGGTGATTTCAAAGAAGGGCTCGCGGCCTTTCGCCAGCGACGGGCGGCAAAGTTCGAAGGCCGATGAGCATGCACGTCGAGTCGTTTGACACCATCGGCTACGAGGTCGACGGGCACACCGCCACCCTCACGTTGAATCGACCCGATGCGCTCAACGCGCTAAGCCCGCAGATGATCACCGAGCTGCGCGCGGCCTACGACGAGGCTGAGAACGACGACAGGGTTTGGCTGCTCATCGTCACCGGTACCGGTCGGGCGTTCTGCACGGGTGCCGACGTAAAGGCCATACCCGGCGACGGCAAGGTCATCTACGAACGGCCCTATCTGTCGACCTATGAACAGTGGGAGGCCCCACAGGAGGGCACCCCCCCGTTTCGGAGCATGGCAAAACCGGTGTTGTCCGCCGTGAACGGGTTGTGCTGCGGCGCAGGTCTGGACTGGGTCACCACATCAGATATTGTCATAGCGTCGGAGCGGGCGAGCTTCTTCGATCCCCACGTCAGCATCGGTCTGGTCGCCGGACGGGAGTTGGTCCGGCTGGCCCGGATACTGCCCCGCTCGGTCGCCCTGCGGATGGCATTAATGGGCAAGCACGAACGCATGAGCGTACAACGCGCCTTCGACCTCGGCCTGATCAGTGAAATAGTCGACCACGATCGGCTGCTGGAACGGGCGCACGAAATCGCAGAAATCGTCAATTCCAATGCTCCGCTAGCTGTTCGGGGTACCCGTCTGGCTATTCTCAAGGGCCGGGATCTGCCGCTGCACGAGGCCGAGATGCTCGCCGAGGCCTTTCGGGAGCGCGTGCTACGCACCGAGGACGCGGCGGAGGGACCCCGGGCCTTCGTCGAGAAACGGCCACCGGAGTGGCGATGTCAATGAGTGAGACTTCCGCCTTTGCGACCATCCAGCTCGATGTCGACCCCACCGACCACGTCGCCACCATCACGCTGAACCGGCCCGAGCACCTCAACGCGTTCAACCGCGACATGTGTCTGGAAATAGCATCCGCCTGGAAGCTGGTCAAGCATGACGAATCGGTGCACGCGGTCGTCCTGCGGGCGGCCGGCAGTCGGGCCTTCAGCGCCGGCCTCGATATCAAGACTCCTTACGGCCAGCCTGAAAATGTCTGGAACCATGAGGACCCCGGCGAATCGCTGAGCCCGAAATGGCAGAAGATGTGGAAGCCAGTGGTGTGTGCTGTTCAGGGCATTTGCACCGCGGGCGCGTTCTACTTCATCAACGAGTCCGACGTGGTCATCTGCTCGACCGACGCGACGTTTTTCGACTCGCATGTTTCGGCGGGTCTGGTCTGTGCGTTGGAACCGGTCGGGCTGATGCGGCGTATCGGCCTGGGGGAAACGTTGCGCATCGCCCTGATGGGCAACGACGAGCGTATCGGCTCCAACACCGCATTGCGAATTGGCTTGGTGTCAGAAGTGGTTGAGCCAGAACGACTGTGGAATCGTGCGCACGAGCTCGCCGCGGCCATTGCCGCCAAGCCACCGTCGGCCACCCAGGGTACGGTCAAGGCGATCTGGGAGTCCCTGGACAAGCCCTACCGGGCGGCGTTGGAGCAGGGGCTCATCTACACCCGGCTGGGCAACCCGTTGGGCAAGACCGAACTGGCCGCTCGGCAGCACCCTGATAGCACCCATGCCCCTGGCGAGCCAAAGCTCCGCTGATGTCGGCTCACCCACTGAGTCAACGCATCGACGATGCATTGGACCTACGGCCGCAGACACCCGGCCTCGAGTACGACGGCCGGTGGCTTTCCTGGGGCGAGATCGGCGCCGCAGCGTGGCGCATCGCCGCGGTAGTCGCCGAACAGTTGCGCCCGGATGTCGGAATGCTGTTGCGCAACAGGCCCGGTCACGTTTCTGCTCTGCTTGGCGTGCTGCTGGCAGGCGGGACTGTGGTTACCATCAATCCCGCGCGGGGTGATGCGCGCGCCAGGGCCGATGTTGCCGCGTTGGGACTCCCGCTGGTGATCGGCGAGACCGAGGACCTCGCCACGCTGGTAGCCTCCTCGGGCACCACGATGTCGATCTCTGGTGTTTGCGATCGGCCGGGTCGGCCG belongs to Mycobacterium basiliense and includes:
- a CDS encoding hotdog family protein, which produces MAEGAPRGDAGVAGFGEAPLAQTVAAAGAIRRLSSLLLALEHPHPTVDVMVTRFAEWEEDLAATARPDSVPRMGGSGDATRRIYLDHATDIGAYNPCFPEYRFDQLDIEKACGRVTFPLVYEGPPGLVHGGFLGVFFDCVVQHHSCVSALSGKTRSLAVTFRRPTPVLTELRFEIVRSQTQRGVNATARLLHDDEVLCIGEVDTVVSQPEGLAPSQFARRRKEPDS
- a CDS encoding enoyl-CoA hydratase-related protein, which produces MSLEADSAGAEGAVTSCRDGAVLRITLDRPSQRNSLTQRMIETLVDTLADAATEDSLRAILIRGAGADFCAGADWLAANSADERRPRAGDLVRRIPHAAHRVIELIHGIHLPVVCSVQGWAVGIGCNLALAADFAVATHAAVFWEPFVDRGFSPDSGSTWLLPRLVGLVRARRMLLLGERVPATQAADWGLIHQTVDAAALDDTVDELLTRLAAGPTVALGLTKQALSLGQYATLNQSMTQELFNLELSCRTGDFKEGLAAFRQRRAAKFEGR
- a CDS encoding enoyl-CoA hydratase/isomerase family protein — its product is MHVESFDTIGYEVDGHTATLTLNRPDALNALSPQMITELRAAYDEAENDDRVWLLIVTGTGRAFCTGADVKAIPGDGKVIYERPYLSTYEQWEAPQEGTPPFRSMAKPVLSAVNGLCCGAGLDWVTTSDIVIASERASFFDPHVSIGLVAGRELVRLARILPRSVALRMALMGKHERMSVQRAFDLGLISEIVDHDRLLERAHEIAEIVNSNAPLAVRGTRLAILKGRDLPLHEAEMLAEAFRERVLRTEDAAEGPRAFVEKRPPEWRCQ
- a CDS encoding enoyl-CoA hydratase/isomerase family protein; the encoded protein is MSETSAFATIQLDVDPTDHVATITLNRPEHLNAFNRDMCLEIASAWKLVKHDESVHAVVLRAAGSRAFSAGLDIKTPYGQPENVWNHEDPGESLSPKWQKMWKPVVCAVQGICTAGAFYFINESDVVICSTDATFFDSHVSAGLVCALEPVGLMRRIGLGETLRIALMGNDERIGSNTALRIGLVSEVVEPERLWNRAHELAAAIAAKPPSATQGTVKAIWESLDKPYRAALEQGLIYTRLGNPLGKTELAARQHPDSTHAPGEPKLR